A region from the Arthrobacter gengyunqii genome encodes:
- the rfbA gene encoding glucose-1-phosphate thymidylyltransferase RfbA translates to MRGIILAGGTGSRLHPITLGVSKQLVPVYDKPMIYYPLSTLILAGIKDVLIITTPHDADQFVRLLGDGSQFGINITYKQQASPDGLAQAFLLGEEHIGNGPVALVLGDNIFYGTGMGTQLRRFTDIDGAAVFGYWVADPTAYGVVEFDSSGNAISLEEKPAQPKSHYAVPGLYFYDNDVVEIARNLEPSPRGELEITDLNRVYMDKGKLQVEILPRGTAWLDTGTFESLNEASEFIRTVQKRQGLSVGCPEEISWRMGNINDEELRARAVPLIKSGYGQYLLELLNQR, encoded by the coding sequence ATGCGCGGAATTATTTTAGCCGGCGGTACCGGCTCGAGACTTCATCCGATTACCCTCGGTGTCAGCAAACAACTGGTGCCAGTCTATGACAAGCCAATGATCTACTATCCGTTGTCCACGCTGATCCTGGCGGGGATCAAAGATGTGTTGATTATCACAACCCCGCATGACGCCGACCAATTTGTAAGGTTGCTTGGTGACGGCAGCCAGTTCGGCATCAACATCACCTACAAGCAACAGGCCTCCCCCGATGGGTTGGCGCAGGCTTTCCTGCTTGGGGAAGAGCATATCGGCAACGGTCCTGTCGCCCTGGTACTGGGTGACAACATTTTCTACGGCACCGGAATGGGTACCCAGCTTCGGCGGTTTACCGACATTGATGGTGCTGCGGTCTTTGGTTACTGGGTTGCTGACCCGACAGCCTATGGAGTGGTCGAATTCGACTCTTCGGGAAACGCCATCTCCTTGGAAGAAAAACCGGCGCAGCCGAAGAGCCACTACGCCGTTCCCGGCTTGTATTTTTACGACAATGATGTCGTGGAAATCGCCCGGAATCTCGAACCTTCCCCACGCGGCGAACTCGAAATTACAGATTTGAATCGCGTGTACATGGACAAGGGAAAGCTGCAGGTTGAGATCCTTCCCCGCGGCACGGCGTGGCTTGACACCGGAACATTTGAGTCGCTAAATGAAGCGTCAGAGTTTATTCGCACTGTCCAGAAACGTCAGGGATTGTCTGTCGGCTGCCCGGAAGAGATTTCATGGCGGATGGGCAATATCAACGATGAGGAACTTCGCGCGCGTGCAGTTCCCTTGATAAAAAGCGGTTACGGACAGTATCTCCTGGAGCTGCTGAACCAACGGTGA
- the metG gene encoding methionine--tRNA ligase has protein sequence MTSSDSQTPFYITTAISYPNGVPHIGHAYEAIATDAMARFKRLDGYDVFFMTGTDEHGLKMQQSADKEGITAKELADRNSAAFQQMSRDLNISHDRFIRTTDKDHYAAAQAIWKRMEEKGDIYLSKYAGWYSVRDEAYYTDDETEVREDGIRYSKETDTEVTWTEEESYFFRLSAYQDKLLALYEAQPTFAAPQSKFNEVISFVKGGLEDLSISRTTFDWGVPVPGNPEHVMYVWVDALTNYLTGVGFPDTESESFQKYWPADVHVIGKDISRFHAIFWPAFLMSADLELPKRVMIHGFLHNKGVKMSKSLGNVVAPKEWADQYGLDSVRFFLLREVPFGGDGSYSHEAVVGRMNSDLANNLGNLAQRSLSMVAKNCGAAVPQPGEFTDEDKAILAAAGELLEISRKAYDVQDFHGALEATWKVLGDTNAYFAEQAPWVLRKTDVERMNTVLYVTLEVLRIVAILIQPVMPDSAAKLLTVLGQDDDAARRFSAIGTPLVPGTPLPAPAPIFPKYEEPAE, from the coding sequence GTGACTTCTTCCGATTCCCAGACCCCGTTCTACATCACCACGGCCATCTCCTATCCCAACGGAGTGCCCCATATCGGCCATGCCTACGAGGCCATCGCCACCGACGCCATGGCCCGCTTCAAGCGCCTGGACGGTTACGACGTCTTCTTCATGACCGGCACCGATGAGCACGGCCTGAAGATGCAGCAGTCGGCGGACAAGGAAGGCATCACCGCCAAAGAACTGGCGGACCGCAACTCGGCGGCTTTCCAGCAGATGAGCCGGGACCTGAACATTTCCCATGACCGCTTCATCCGCACCACGGACAAGGACCACTACGCCGCGGCGCAGGCCATCTGGAAGCGGATGGAGGAGAAGGGCGACATCTACCTCTCCAAGTACGCCGGCTGGTACTCGGTCCGGGATGAGGCCTATTACACCGACGACGAAACCGAAGTCCGCGAAGACGGCATCCGGTATTCGAAGGAGACGGACACCGAGGTGACGTGGACCGAGGAGGAAAGCTACTTCTTCCGCCTCTCCGCGTACCAGGACAAGCTGCTGGCACTCTATGAGGCCCAGCCGACCTTCGCCGCGCCGCAGTCCAAGTTCAACGAGGTCATCAGCTTCGTCAAGGGCGGACTCGAGGACCTGTCGATTTCCCGCACCACCTTCGACTGGGGCGTTCCGGTTCCGGGCAACCCGGAGCACGTGATGTACGTGTGGGTGGATGCCCTCACCAACTACCTCACCGGCGTCGGCTTCCCCGACACCGAGTCGGAGTCCTTTCAGAAGTACTGGCCGGCTGACGTCCATGTCATCGGCAAGGACATCTCCCGCTTCCACGCCATCTTCTGGCCCGCGTTCCTGATGTCCGCGGATCTGGAACTGCCCAAGCGCGTGATGATCCACGGGTTCCTGCACAACAAGGGCGTGAAGATGTCCAAGTCCCTGGGCAACGTGGTGGCGCCCAAGGAGTGGGCGGACCAGTACGGCCTGGACTCCGTGCGGTTCTTCCTGCTGCGTGAGGTGCCCTTCGGCGGCGACGGCTCCTACAGCCACGAGGCCGTGGTGGGCCGGATGAACTCGGATCTGGCCAACAACCTGGGCAACCTGGCCCAGCGCTCGCTGTCCATGGTGGCCAAGAACTGCGGCGCCGCAGTTCCTCAGCCGGGAGAATTCACCGACGAGGACAAGGCCATCCTGGCCGCCGCCGGCGAACTCCTGGAGATCTCCCGCAAGGCCTACGACGTTCAGGACTTCCACGGTGCGCTCGAAGCCACCTGGAAGGTCCTCGGCGACACCAACGCCTACTTCGCCGAGCAGGCACCCTGGGTGCTGCGGAAGACCGACGTCGAGCGCATGAACACCGTGCTCTACGTGACGCTGGAGGTGCTGCGTATTGTGGCCATCCTGATCCAGCCGGTGATGCCGGACAGTGCCGCCAAGCTGCTGACGGTCTTGGGCCAGGACGACGACGCCGCCCGCCGGTTCAGCGCGATCGGCACCCCGCTGGTGCCGGGCACTCCGTTGCCGGCTCCGGCACCGATCTTCCCGAAGTACGAGGAACCCGCAGAGTAG
- a CDS encoding FtsX-like permease family protein, with product MNAAASALVRAVDSSPLAVPLRIAWLLNRPGAAGRTAALLPAASFAVVTTLLLTVLAGALSFLQWGDEEGDLYLLLACFALILLVLPLISLGGSAARLSARRRDEHLSTLCLLGASAKTVRRVTVLEASAQAFAGTLAGAAGYLVLAPFVQLIHFRGAALGAAYWLHPVAGAATVLAVVLLAAVSSAVGLRRVTISPLGVRTRAVPQKVRGRRAVAAVIIIAGSVLALMTPIAVAALALAVLFGAFAAGLAVLNLVGPWLVAVSARRRLRRAATPQALLAARIVLDAPKAAWRQVSALSMVCFTAVVAGAGASVLQGVQAEGSEDFLPGDVMTGVLITVVAGFLMVACSAGINQAATVLDRADLYRSLDRMGMPRGVIDGARIAAVMQPLLLVSVVSTAVPALLLFPLTGAAVLFAPVSMIFLAVSVAAGVALVRAGLAATGPVLTGVLEAGSGPRGQTQLPLR from the coding sequence ATGAACGCCGCTGCCTCCGCCCTGGTCCGTGCGGTGGATTCCTCTCCGCTTGCCGTTCCGCTGCGCATCGCCTGGCTCCTGAACCGCCCCGGCGCCGCCGGGCGGACAGCGGCTCTGCTGCCAGCGGCGTCGTTCGCCGTGGTCACCACCCTGCTGTTGACGGTCCTCGCCGGCGCCCTGTCCTTCCTGCAGTGGGGAGACGAGGAAGGCGACCTCTACCTGCTGCTGGCGTGCTTTGCGCTCATCCTCCTGGTGCTGCCCCTGATCAGCCTCGGCGGATCGGCCGCACGCCTCTCCGCCCGCCGCCGCGACGAACACCTCTCGACGCTGTGCCTGCTCGGGGCTTCCGCCAAGACGGTCCGCCGGGTGACGGTCCTGGAGGCCAGTGCCCAGGCGTTCGCCGGAACCCTGGCCGGCGCGGCCGGTTATCTGGTGCTCGCGCCGTTTGTCCAGTTGATTCATTTCCGCGGTGCGGCGCTGGGGGCTGCCTACTGGCTGCACCCGGTGGCCGGTGCCGCAACGGTGCTGGCGGTGGTGCTCCTGGCGGCGGTCAGCTCCGCCGTCGGCCTGCGCCGGGTGACGATTTCGCCGCTGGGCGTCCGCACCCGTGCCGTTCCGCAAAAGGTCCGGGGGCGCCGGGCCGTCGCAGCGGTGATCATCATCGCCGGCAGTGTCCTCGCCCTGATGACCCCCATCGCTGTGGCTGCCCTAGCCCTGGCCGTCCTGTTCGGTGCCTTTGCCGCCGGGCTGGCGGTGCTGAACCTGGTGGGGCCGTGGCTGGTGGCTGTCTCGGCCCGCCGTCGGCTGCGCCGGGCGGCAACGCCGCAGGCCCTGCTTGCCGCCCGGATTGTGCTGGACGCGCCCAAAGCGGCCTGGCGGCAGGTCAGCGCGCTGTCCATGGTGTGTTTCACCGCCGTCGTTGCCGGAGCCGGTGCCTCGGTCCTGCAAGGCGTGCAGGCAGAGGGATCCGAGGATTTCCTGCCCGGGGACGTGATGACGGGTGTTCTGATTACCGTGGTTGCCGGATTCCTCATGGTCGCCTGCTCGGCCGGCATCAATCAGGCCGCCACCGTGCTGGACCGTGCCGACCTGTACCGGAGCCTGGACCGGATGGGAATGCCGCGCGGAGTCATCGACGGTGCCCGCATCGCGGCGGTCATGCAGCCGCTTCTGCTGGTGAGCGTGGTGTCCACGGCAGTGCCTGCACTGCTGCTCTTCCCGCTCACCGGAGCCGCGGTGCTGTTCGCGCCGGTGTCCATGATCTTCCTGGCGGTGTCGGTTGCTGCCGGGGTGGCGCTGGTGCGTGCAGGACTCGCGGCGACGGGCCCGGTCCTGACGGGTGTATTGGAAGCCGGCTCCGGCCCCCGGGGACAAACACAGCTCCCGTTACGCTGA
- a CDS encoding ABC transporter ATP-binding protein, whose translation MTASMSGAPLLAAENLVKTYDGAPALAGVSLTIRPGESLAVMGASGSGKTTLLHCLAGIIPPDAGRVRLFRDTALPIEVTALNDDARSALRRREFGFVFQQGLLIPELTAGENVALALMLDGTARRQAEQAAAGALAALGLSGMEERRIGELSGGQGQRVAIARAQVTGARMLFADEPTGALDSRTSAEVMGQLLQTVQGTGRALVVVTHDADVARWCGRIITLADGVVVADTAGAAGIRR comes from the coding sequence ATGACTGCATCCATGTCCGGTGCGCCCCTGCTGGCGGCCGAAAACCTTGTAAAGACGTACGACGGCGCGCCCGCCCTGGCCGGTGTCAGCCTCACCATCCGGCCCGGTGAGTCCCTGGCCGTCATGGGGGCCTCCGGTTCCGGAAAAACCACCCTGCTGCACTGCCTGGCCGGCATCATCCCGCCCGACGCCGGACGGGTCCGGTTGTTCCGGGACACGGCCCTGCCGATCGAGGTCACAGCCCTGAACGACGACGCCCGGTCGGCCCTGCGCCGGCGGGAGTTCGGCTTCGTGTTCCAGCAGGGGCTGCTCATACCCGAGCTCACCGCCGGGGAGAACGTGGCCCTGGCCCTCATGCTTGACGGCACGGCCCGCCGGCAGGCGGAACAAGCTGCAGCCGGCGCATTGGCCGCCCTGGGACTGTCCGGCATGGAGGAACGGCGGATCGGTGAGCTTTCCGGGGGACAGGGGCAGCGGGTAGCCATTGCCCGGGCACAGGTCACCGGCGCCCGGATGCTGTTCGCTGACGAACCCACGGGCGCCCTGGATTCCCGCACCTCGGCAGAAGTCATGGGGCAGCTGCTGCAAACGGTGCAGGGAACCGGTCGGGCCCTGGTGGTTGTCACCCATGATGCCGACGTTGCCCGCTGGTGCGGCCGGATCATCACCCTGGCTGACGGCGTCGTGGTGGCGGACACCGCCGGCGCCGCGGGAATCCGCCGATGA
- the serA gene encoding phosphoglycerate dehydrogenase, translating into MTATKPVVLIAEELSPATVQALGPDFEIRSTNGADRSQLLSAIADVDAILVRSATQVDAEAIAAAKNLKVIARAGVGLDNVDIKAATQAGVMVVNAPTSNIISAAELTVGHILSLARHIPQASAALKGGEWKRSKYSGIELFEKKIGIIGLGRIGALVAARLQGFGTEILAYDPYITPARAAQLNVRLVTLDELLEQADFVTIHMPKTPETVGMLGAEAFDKMKDTAYVVNVARGGLVDEDALYTALTEGKIAGAGVDVFVKEPSTDLPFQALDNVIVTPHLGASTAEAQEKAGVSVAKSVRLALAGELVPDAVNVAGGIIAEDVRPGIPLIEKLGRIFTALSSDSVTAIDIEVAGEIAALDVKALELAALKGIFTDIVSEQVSYVNAPVLAEQRGIEVRLLKTSEVVDYRNVLTIRGALSDGTQLEVAGTLTGPKQIEKLVGVNGYEVEIPISEHLLVLIYTDRPGVIGALGRILGEKDINIAGMQVARNSEGGQALSLLTVDSSVPQDVLETLRTEISATVVREVDLQG; encoded by the coding sequence GTGACAGCCACCAAGCCCGTCGTACTTATTGCGGAAGAACTTTCCCCGGCCACGGTCCAGGCCCTGGGCCCGGACTTCGAGATCCGTTCCACCAACGGAGCGGACCGGTCGCAGCTGCTCTCCGCCATTGCGGACGTGGACGCCATCCTGGTGCGCTCGGCCACCCAGGTGGATGCCGAAGCCATCGCCGCCGCGAAGAACCTCAAGGTCATTGCCCGGGCCGGCGTCGGCCTGGACAACGTGGACATCAAGGCCGCCACCCAGGCCGGTGTCATGGTGGTCAACGCCCCGACGTCGAACATCATCTCCGCCGCGGAACTGACCGTCGGCCACATCCTGTCACTGGCCCGCCACATTCCCCAGGCCAGCGCAGCCCTCAAGGGCGGCGAGTGGAAGCGCTCCAAGTACTCCGGCATTGAGCTGTTCGAAAAGAAAATCGGCATCATCGGCCTGGGCCGCATCGGCGCCCTCGTGGCTGCCCGGCTGCAGGGCTTCGGCACCGAAATCCTCGCCTATGACCCGTACATCACCCCGGCCCGCGCCGCCCAGCTGAATGTTCGCCTGGTGACGCTGGACGAGCTGCTGGAGCAGGCTGACTTTGTCACCATCCACATGCCCAAGACCCCCGAGACGGTGGGGATGCTCGGCGCCGAGGCCTTCGACAAGATGAAGGACACCGCCTACGTAGTGAACGTGGCCCGCGGCGGCCTCGTGGATGAGGATGCCCTCTACACCGCGCTGACCGAGGGCAAGATCGCTGGTGCCGGCGTGGACGTCTTCGTGAAGGAACCCTCCACCGACCTGCCGTTCCAGGCCCTGGACAACGTCATTGTCACCCCTCATCTGGGCGCCTCCACCGCCGAAGCCCAGGAAAAGGCCGGCGTCTCCGTCGCCAAATCCGTCCGTCTGGCCCTGGCCGGCGAACTGGTGCCCGACGCCGTGAACGTGGCCGGCGGCATCATTGCCGAGGACGTCCGCCCGGGCATCCCGCTGATCGAAAAGCTGGGACGCATCTTCACCGCGCTCTCCTCCGATTCCGTCACCGCCATCGACATTGAGGTGGCCGGCGAGATCGCAGCGCTGGACGTCAAGGCCCTGGAACTGGCAGCACTCAAGGGCATCTTCACGGACATCGTCTCCGAGCAGGTCTCCTACGTGAACGCTCCGGTCCTGGCCGAGCAGCGCGGCATCGAGGTGCGCCTGCTCAAGACCTCCGAGGTGGTCGACTACCGCAACGTGCTGACCATCCGCGGCGCGCTGTCGGACGGAACCCAGCTGGAGGTCGCCGGCACACTGACCGGACCGAAGCAGATCGAAAAGCTCGTGGGCGTGAACGGCTACGAGGTGGAAATCCCGATCAGCGAACACCTGCTGGTCCTGATCTACACCGACCGCCCCGGCGTCATCGGCGCCCTGGGCCGGATCCTGGGCGAAAAGGACATCAACATTGCCGGCATGCAGGTGGCCCGCAATTCCGAGGGCGGCCAGGCCCTGTCCCTGCTGACGGTGGATTCCTCCGTTCCGCAGGACGTGCTGGAAACCCTGCGCACCGAAATCAGTGCCACCGTGGTTCGCGAGGTTGACCTGCAGGGCTAA
- the ilvC gene encoding ketol-acid reductoisomerase, which produces MTDMYYDDDADLSIIQGRTVAVIGYGSQGHAHALSLRDSGVDVRVGLKEGSKSRAKAEAEGLRVLSVADAVAEADLIMVLTPDQVQRFVYAEEIAPNLQAGDALFFGHGFNIRYGYIQPPADVDVALVAPKGPGHIVRREFEAGRGVPDLIAVEQNPSGKAKELALSYAKAIGGTRAGVIETTFTEETETDLFGEQAVLCGGASQLIQYGFETLTEAGYKPEVAYFEVLHELKLIVDLMVEGGIAKQRWSVSDTAEYGDYVSGPRVIDESVKENMKAVLADIQSGAFAKRFIDDQDADAPEFKALRQKGEDHPIEATGRELRKLFSWIKSDDDYTEGSVSR; this is translated from the coding sequence GTGACTGACATGTATTACGACGACGACGCCGACCTGTCCATCATCCAGGGACGCACCGTCGCGGTCATCGGCTACGGAAGCCAGGGCCACGCCCACGCCCTCAGCCTGCGCGATTCCGGCGTCGACGTCCGCGTTGGCCTCAAGGAAGGCTCGAAGTCCCGCGCCAAGGCCGAAGCTGAGGGCCTGCGCGTCCTCAGCGTGGCGGACGCCGTTGCCGAAGCCGACCTCATCATGGTGCTCACCCCGGACCAGGTCCAGCGCTTCGTCTACGCCGAGGAAATCGCCCCGAACCTGCAGGCCGGCGACGCCCTGTTCTTCGGCCACGGCTTCAACATCCGCTACGGCTACATCCAGCCGCCGGCCGACGTCGACGTCGCCCTGGTTGCCCCCAAGGGTCCGGGCCACATTGTGCGCCGCGAATTCGAAGCCGGCCGCGGTGTTCCCGACCTGATCGCCGTCGAGCAGAACCCGTCCGGCAAGGCCAAGGAACTGGCGCTGTCCTACGCCAAGGCCATCGGCGGCACCCGCGCCGGCGTCATCGAGACCACCTTCACCGAAGAGACCGAAACGGACCTCTTCGGCGAGCAGGCTGTGCTCTGCGGCGGCGCCTCGCAGCTGATCCAGTACGGCTTCGAAACCCTGACCGAAGCCGGCTACAAGCCCGAGGTCGCGTACTTCGAGGTTCTGCACGAGCTGAAGCTGATTGTTGACCTGATGGTCGAAGGCGGCATCGCCAAGCAGCGCTGGAGCGTTTCGGACACCGCCGAATACGGCGACTACGTCTCCGGCCCGCGCGTCATTGACGAGAGCGTGAAGGAGAACATGAAGGCCGTCCTGGCGGACATCCAGAGCGGTGCCTTCGCCAAGCGCTTCATCGATGACCAGGACGCCGACGCACCGGAGTTCAAGGCACTGCGCCAGAAGGGTGAAGACCACCCGATCGAGGCCACCGGCCGCGAACTGCGCAAGCTCTTCTCCTGGATCAAGTCCGACGACGATTACACCGAAGGCTCCGTCTCCCGCTAG
- the ilvN gene encoding acetolactate synthase small subunit, with protein MARHTLSVLVEDVPGVLTRVASLFARRAFNINSLAVGPSEVPGLSRITVVVEAEGDLLEQVTKQLNKLINVIKIVELVPESSVQRDHILVKVRADAATRLQVTQAAELFRSSVVDVSTDSLIVEATGTADKLNALLAVLEPFGIREIVQSGTLAIGRGSKSMGDRAHLRSA; from the coding sequence ATGGCACGCCACACCCTTTCCGTACTGGTTGAAGACGTTCCCGGTGTCCTGACCCGGGTTGCGTCCCTGTTTGCCCGCCGGGCATTCAACATCAATTCTTTGGCCGTTGGCCCCTCGGAGGTGCCGGGCCTGTCCCGCATCACCGTGGTGGTCGAGGCCGAGGGTGACCTGCTGGAGCAGGTCACCAAACAACTGAACAAGCTCATCAATGTCATCAAGATTGTTGAGCTGGTTCCAGAGTCTTCCGTGCAACGCGACCACATCTTGGTCAAGGTTCGCGCGGATGCCGCAACCCGGCTGCAGGTAACCCAGGCAGCCGAGCTGTTCCGTTCTTCAGTGGTTGACGTGTCCACAGACTCGCTGATCGTTGAAGCGACAGGCACCGCCGATAAACTCAACGCACTCCTTGCAGTGCTTGAACCCTTTGGCATCCGCGAAATAGTTCAATCCGGAACGCTGGCCATCGGCCGCGGCTCCAAATCCATGGGCGACCGCGCGCATCTGCGCAGCGCCTAG
- a CDS encoding acetolactate synthase large subunit: MSKGSPISPSLMAHKASVAAKTAAAKTRDVASSVTVPSEAVDTRVQGPNNVVPPTEMTGSKAIVRALEELGVEDIFGLPGGAILPTYDPLMDSTKLRHILVRHEQGAGHAAEGYAMVTGRAGVCIATSGPGATNLVTAIADAHMDSVPMVAITGQVSSAFIGSDAFQEADIVGITMPITKHSYLVTNADDIPRVLAEAFHIATTGRPGPVLVDISKDAQQAKTTFSWPPRIDLPGYRTVVRGHSKQVREAARLIAASHRPVFYVGGGVLKADASPELLELAELVGAPVVTTLQARGVFPDSHPQHAGMPGMHGSVSAVTALQQSDLLITLGARFDDRVTGVLSSFAPGAKVIHADIDPAEISKNRPADVPIVGSVKEILPELSDAVRAQFAVERPDIAPWWEVINRLRETYPMGYSEPEHGHVAPQKVIERIGALTGPEGVYVAGVGQHQMWAAQFIKYERPRAWLNSGGLGTMGYSVPAAMGAKVGNPDRVVWAIDGDGCFQMTNQELATCLINKIPIKVAIINNSSLGMVRQWQTLFYESRYSNTDLNTGHDTVRIPDFVKLADAYGCAGLRCEREEDIDDTIRQALAINDRPVVIDFVVSRDSMVWPMVPSGVSNDLIQIARNMTPKWEEED; this comes from the coding sequence ATGAGTAAGGGATCGCCAATCAGCCCGTCGCTGATGGCCCACAAAGCCAGCGTTGCCGCCAAGACGGCCGCTGCCAAGACACGTGATGTTGCCTCTTCCGTTACAGTGCCGTCCGAAGCCGTAGACACCCGGGTACAGGGCCCCAACAACGTTGTTCCGCCCACCGAGATGACCGGTTCCAAGGCAATCGTCCGGGCGTTGGAAGAGCTGGGTGTTGAAGACATCTTCGGGCTGCCCGGCGGCGCGATCCTTCCGACCTATGACCCGCTCATGGATTCCACCAAGCTGCGGCACATCCTGGTGCGCCACGAACAGGGTGCCGGGCACGCCGCCGAAGGCTATGCCATGGTCACCGGCCGCGCCGGGGTCTGCATCGCCACGTCCGGTCCCGGAGCGACGAACCTGGTCACCGCGATCGCCGACGCGCACATGGATTCGGTTCCCATGGTGGCCATCACCGGCCAGGTTTCCAGCGCCTTCATCGGCAGCGACGCTTTCCAGGAAGCGGACATCGTGGGCATCACCATGCCCATCACGAAGCACTCCTACTTGGTCACCAACGCGGATGACATCCCCCGGGTCCTGGCCGAGGCCTTTCACATTGCCACCACGGGCCGTCCCGGACCGGTGCTGGTGGACATCTCCAAGGATGCCCAGCAGGCGAAGACCACGTTCTCCTGGCCGCCACGAATTGATCTGCCCGGCTACCGCACCGTGGTGCGCGGCCACTCCAAGCAGGTGCGCGAAGCCGCCCGCCTGATCGCAGCGTCCCACCGCCCGGTGTTCTACGTGGGCGGCGGCGTGCTGAAGGCCGATGCCTCGCCAGAACTGCTGGAGCTGGCTGAGCTGGTGGGCGCGCCCGTCGTCACCACGCTGCAGGCCCGCGGCGTCTTCCCGGACTCGCATCCGCAGCACGCGGGCATGCCCGGCATGCACGGCTCCGTCTCGGCGGTCACCGCCCTGCAGCAGTCGGACCTGCTGATCACGCTGGGCGCCCGCTTTGACGACCGCGTCACCGGTGTCCTGTCCTCGTTCGCTCCCGGGGCGAAGGTCATCCACGCGGACATCGATCCCGCCGAGATCTCCAAGAACCGGCCGGCGGACGTGCCGATCGTCGGGTCGGTCAAGGAAATCCTTCCTGAGCTGTCCGACGCCGTGCGCGCTCAGTTCGCCGTCGAGCGTCCTGACATTGCGCCCTGGTGGGAGGTCATCAACCGGCTCCGCGAGACCTACCCCATGGGTTACAGCGAACCCGAGCACGGCCACGTTGCCCCGCAGAAGGTCATCGAGCGCATCGGTGCGCTGACCGGACCGGAAGGCGTGTACGTGGCAGGCGTGGGCCAGCACCAGATGTGGGCCGCCCAGTTCATCAAATACGAGCGCCCCCGCGCCTGGCTCAACTCCGGCGGGCTCGGCACCATGGGCTACTCCGTGCCCGCAGCGATGGGCGCCAAGGTCGGCAACCCGGACCGCGTGGTCTGGGCGATCGACGGCGACGGCTGCTTCCAGATGACCAACCAGGAACTGGCCACGTGCCTGATCAACAAGATTCCGATCAAGGTTGCCATCATCAACAACTCGTCCCTGGGCATGGTGCGGCAGTGGCAGACGCTCTTCTACGAGTCCCGCTACTCCAACACGGACCTGAACACCGGCCATGACACCGTCCGGATCCCGGACTTCGTGAAGCTCGCCGATGCGTACGGCTGTGCCGGACTGCGGTGCGAGCGCGAAGAGGACATTGACGACACCATCCGCCAGGCCCTGGCGATCAATGACCGCCCCGTGGTCATTGACTTCGTGGTCAGCCGCGACTCAATGGTCTGGCCCATGGTTCCCTCCGGCGTTTCCAATGACCTGATCCAGATTGCCCGCAATATGACACCCAAATGGGAAGAGGAGGACTAG